From the genome of Pseudanabaena sp. FACHB-2040:
TGACGGGTGCGATGCCATTGACAACGAACAGCCGATCCAGCAGGTTCAAGTCGATGCCTTCTGGCTCGACGCCTATCTCGTGACTGTGGCTGAGTACCGCCAGTTTATGCAGGCTGGTGGCTACGAAAATTCGACATGGTGGAGCCCTGAGGGCTGGGCCTGGCTGCAGGCCAATCCGGTGCGCCAGCCGCTCTACTGGTCTGAAGACTCTGCCTGTGAGGCTCACCCTGTTTGCGGCGTCAGCGGGTTTGAGGCCGATGCCTATGCCCGGTTTGTGGGCAAGCGGCTACCGACCGAAGCTGAGTGGGAACTGGCTGCTAGGAGCAAGCCCCAGAGCCTCGATCAATCTCTTTACCCTTGGGGCGAAGCCTGGCCCACTGCCCACCACTGCAACCACCATCTGCAAATAGGCGGCACCAGCCCCGTCGGCGCTTACCCTGCAGGCAGCAGTGCCGCAGGCTGCTACGACCTTTTGGGCAACGTATGGGAGTGGACCAGCTCCTGGTTTGAGGGCTACAGCGGCTTCTCCGCCTTTCCCTACCGGGGTTATTCTGAGGCGTATTTTGATCGGCAGCATCGGGTGTTGCGGGGCGGCAGTTGGGCGACTTTTCCCTGGGCGCTGCGAGGCTCTTTTCGCAACTGGTATCAGCCTGAGGTACGGCAAGTCTTTGCCGGGTTTCGCTGTGCTCAGTCAGAAGTTACGAGTTAGGCATATATGGGTAACGAAATCTGTTTTTCTACTACTAAAAGCAAATTCTCGGCAGAACTCAGAATCTAGTGGCAGAATACCAACGAACGGTGTCCTAAGTTGATCTGCGGCTAAAACTCATGACTTCGATGAATCTTTCTCCCAATGGCGAGCCTACGCTAATGCAGTCTTTGGCTCCGGCGCTGCGGCGCGATCGCATGATCATCGAGTATCTGACTGTGGCCCAGGCGGCTGAGGCGGGTCAAGACGTCATCTCAGGGCTGAGCCAAACTCCTAAATCTTTACCCCCTAAGTATTTCTATGACGATCGAGGCTCGTTGCTGTTTGAGCAAATCACGCAGCTGCCAGAGTACTACCTAACGCGAACCGAAACCGCAATTCTAGAGCGGTCGGCAGATGCGATCGCAACCCTAACCGGCCCCTGCGAACTGGTGGAACTGGGCAGCGGCAGCGCCACTAAAACCCGGCTCTTACTCAATGCCTACCGGCACCAAGGCTGCCCTCTGCGCTACCTGCCAGTAGACGTCAGCGGCGGCATCTTAGAAGAAAGTGCCCGCCAACTCCTGGCTGCCTATCCCGGTCTCTCCGTGCATGGCCTAGTGGGCACCTATGAACCTGCTTTGGCTCAGCTTCCCTCTTCAATTTTGCCTGCTCGCATGATTGCCTTTATCGGCAGTACCTTAGGCAACTTGACCCCCGCCGAGTGCGATCAGTTTTTGCAGCAAATCAGCCAGGCCATGACCGGGGGAGACTACTTTTTACTAGGGGTTGACCTGCAAAAAGACCC
Proteins encoded in this window:
- a CDS encoding SUMF1/EgtB/PvdO family nonheme iron enzyme, which produces MRFKPIPSPLATQTAPWQCRSLPELRQSLQTQYQTCRASTLALSATLTDDEYYRQAHPDFSPIGWHLGHIAFTESLWILEHLAGQTAPCPQYRRLFAADGLPKAEREHLPSLPVVQEYLAAVRQRVETYLNSAPLEQQQRLWCWLLQHESQHAETISMVLALHRLGKNRLPATDGALQPRSAGESPERASSFSLAASPIAPGPSVFFPATNFAMGYDGCDAIDNEQPIQQVQVDAFWLDAYLVTVAEYRQFMQAGGYENSTWWSPEGWAWLQANPVRQPLYWSEDSACEAHPVCGVSGFEADAYARFVGKRLPTEAEWELAARSKPQSLDQSLYPWGEAWPTAHHCNHHLQIGGTSPVGAYPAGSSAAGCYDLLGNVWEWTSSWFEGYSGFSAFPYRGYSEAYFDRQHRVLRGGSWATFPWALRGSFRNWYQPEVRQVFAGFRCAQSEVTS
- the egtD gene encoding L-histidine N(alpha)-methyltransferase; protein product: MIIEYLTVAQAAEAGQDVISGLSQTPKSLPPKYFYDDRGSLLFEQITQLPEYYLTRTETAILERSADAIATLTGPCELVELGSGSATKTRLLLNAYRHQGCPLRYLPVDVSGGILEESARQLLAAYPGLSVHGLVGTYEPALAQLPSSILPARMIAFIGSTLGNLTPAECDQFLQQISQAMTGGDYFLLGVDLQKDPAILEAAYNDSQGITADFNLNMLHHLNWRFQGDFQPDQFKHQAFYNPTHHQIEIYIESLVPQTVRLQALDLTVQFAAGEALLSEISRKFDLNQMTETLKAYEFDVVRTFTDPQAWFGLLLCVKR